GTCACCCACCGAAGGCTCAACCGCGGCTTCGTGTTCGCGACCTTCCTCATGGTCTTCGCCACGGTGTGGGTGACCACGGCGAACATGCTCACCTGGTCCGCGGGCGCCAAGGCCTACGAGGAGGCCTCCACCCCGCTCGAGCAGCTCACCAACGCCCGGATCCTCGCGCAGCAGGCCCGCACCAACGAGACCCTCGCGCTGGTGCGCAGGCAGGCCGCGGACAGCTCGACCACCTCCTTCGACTCGGCCGCCCAGAGCGTCGAGGACGCCCTCGACGCCTTCGGCGGGTCCCTGCTCGCCGACGCCGGCGACAACCAGACCCACCTGCGCAACGCCCGCGAGGCGCTGACCCAGTGGGAGGACAACCACGCCAAGCTCGTCGATGCGCTGGGCCAGGGCGACTACGACCAGGCGCTCACCCTCGCGCTCGGCGACAGCCAGCAGACCCAGGCGCCGGTCTCCTCGCAGTTCGACACCACCACCGGCGTGGGCACCGACAACGGGTCGGTCTCCACCGCCTACGAGGTGATGGACTCCGAGTTATCGACGCTGGTGGGCGACACCCGCTCGACGCTGCGCACCTATATCGGAAAGGGTGCCAACGCCTCCGACTTCGTGAGCATGGTGGTGCTCATCTTGTCCATCCTGTCTGTGCTGTCCATGTGGATCGGCATCCGTCAGCGACTGCAGGAGTACCTGTGATGACCAAGTTCTATGCCCTCACCGCGCTCCTCCTTACCGCCGCCACGATTGCCGCCTGCTCCACGCAGAGCAGCGCGCCCGATCCCCTGCCCTCGGAGGAGAGCAGCGCCTACATGCCGCTGCCCGAGGGCTCGTCGCTGGAGAAGGCCGGCTCCCAGGAACCCACCGACGTGGTCACCACCGGGCTTGTGGGCTCGCTGCGGCCGGATAGCCGCACCGCCAAGGAGCGCGTGCCCGGCATCCTCCAGCGCGGCCGCCTCATCGTGGGCATCGACCAATCGCAGAACCTGCTGAGCTTCCGCGAGCCCTCCTCCGGCGAGATCAAGGGCTTCGAGGTGGACATCGCCCGCGAGATCGCCCGCGACATCTTCGGCGACCCGACGAAGGTGGAGTTCCGCTTCGTCAACAGCTCCACCTGGGTCGATTCCGTCCAGTCCAACCAGACCGACTTCGCCATCCGCGCGATCTCGATCACCAAGGACCGCCAGGACCAGGTCACCTTCTCCGCGCCCTACCTCACCGGGCTCACCCGCATGCTCGTGGAGAAGAACTCCGGGATCACCTCGCTCGACGACCTCGCCAACAAGACCGTCTGCGTGACCACCGAGTCCACCGGGCTGCAGCGCACCCGCGCGAGCGCGCCCACCACCGACATCCTCGTGGCCACCTCCGCCGCCGACTGCCTGGTCGCCCTCCAGCAGAGCCAGGTGCAGGCGATCATCTCCGACGACACCATCCTGTCGGGCATGGCGGAGCAGGACCCCTTCACCGAGATCGTCGGGGACTCGATCGGCACGGAAAACTACGGCATCGCGATGGCCACGCCGGGCCCGGGCCACGACACCGACGGGCTCATCCGCCAGGTCAACTCCACGATCGAGCGGATCGACAGCGACGGAACCTGGTACCGGCTCTACAACGCCTGGTTCGGCAGCTACCTTCCCAACCAGCAGCCGCCGGCCATCAGCTACCGTGAGGAAACCGGCTCCTAGAGCCGTAGGCGTCGACAAGCGAAAAGGAGGATAGACATGGAACCTGACGACCAACTGCCAAACACCGAGGGACAGATGCACTCGGAGGGCAACCTCATCGACCCGGACCACCCCGAGGGGAACCCGGGCACGCAGGCCGTGTTCTACGACCCCTTCGCCGACGACGATGACGACGCCGAGGACCTCGCCAACACCGACCCCGAGCTCATGGCGCTGCTGCACAACCTCGAGCACCTGCGCTACGACGCCTCCACCTCGGGAAAGCCGCGCACGCCGCAGCAGGCCCGCGCCGCCGAGACCCACGACCCGATGGCCACGGGCCCGACCCCCGCGGGCATGTTCTCGGACGAGTCGCTGCGCACCGAGACCGGCATGATGACCACCGGCATGCCCGCGACCGCCAGCACCAGCGAGGTCCAGGGAACCAGCGCGGTCATGTACGACCCCTTCGCCGACGACGATGACGACGACCTCATCGAGATCTCCGTGCCGCTGCCCCGCGACGCCTCGCCCGCCCCTACCAAGCAGCCTTCCCAGCCGACCCCGGAGGAGGTGGGCAACCGCGCCCGCGAGGAGGCGCTGTCCACCTTCCGCTCGCGGCGCGGCACCTCCCGCCAGGCGCGCGCGGTGGCCAACGGCATGGTCATGCTGCCGTTCATCCCGCTGATCCCCGAGGACCTCGCGCTGCGCGACCCCGCCGACGAGCCCGAGGTCGAGCCCCCGGCGCTGCACCCGGGCGACGTGGTCGCGGGCCAGTACGAGATCGCGGGCGTGGTCGCCCACGGCGGCATGGGATGGATCTACCTGGCCAACGACCGCAACGTCTCCGGCCGCATGGTCGTGCTCAAGGGAATGATGGACAAGGACAACCCGCACGACTACGGCGCGGCGCTCGCCGAGCGCGAGTTCCTGGCCGACATCACGCACCCGGGCATCGTGAAGAGCTACAACTTCATCGACGACGAGCGCGTCTCCGGCGGCCTCATCGTCATGGAGTACGCGCCGGGCCCCTCCCTGCGCGAGCTGAAGAAGCAGCAGCCCGGCGGGGTGTTCGCCATCGACATCGCGATCGGCTACATCCTCGAGGTGCTCCCCGCGCTCGACTACCTCCACGCCCGCGGCGTGGTCTACAACGACCTCAAGCCGGACA
This is a stretch of genomic DNA from Corynebacterium vitaeruminis DSM 20294. It encodes these proteins:
- a CDS encoding glutamate ABC transporter substrate-binding protein encodes the protein MTKFYALTALLLTAATIAACSTQSSAPDPLPSEESSAYMPLPEGSSLEKAGSQEPTDVVTTGLVGSLRPDSRTAKERVPGILQRGRLIVGIDQSQNLLSFREPSSGEIKGFEVDIAREIARDIFGDPTKVEFRFVNSSTWVDSVQSNQTDFAIRAISITKDRQDQVTFSAPYLTGLTRMLVEKNSGITSLDDLANKTVCVTTESTGLQRTRASAPTTDILVATSAADCLVALQQSQVQAIISDDTILSGMAEQDPFTEIVGDSIGTENYGIAMATPGPGHDTDGLIRQVNSTIERIDSDGTWYRLYNAWFGSYLPNQQPPAISYREETGS